Part of the Woronichinia naegeliana WA131 genome, TTCTTCTGTAAAATTAGACGATTCCATCGAAATTGTAGCAATATTTTCATCTTCTTTAAAAATGAGTTTATTGGGAGCAACATCAGCGAACACCCGAATATCATTTTCTCCCTGAACGTAGTTACCCGCCGAGATAATTCGTATAACATAATCTTCGCCATCTTTCAGTTGTTCACTGAGTTGATCTACCTGGGCCTTGGTAATTTTAACAATGGGTTCACTAGGCGCGGGTTGATTGGCAGGACGGGTTGCTTGGAGAGCGACTTTATTAGCCTGTCGTAGAAGTTCATCCACCGCTTGATTGATGGCATTCGGATTCATGATCCGCACGGCTCCAAAGGCTAGGACTTGACCCCGCAAGAGTGCGATTTTTCGTTCTCGTAAATCTTGATAGTTTTGATAATATTGTTCTAAGACCTGAACTTCTCGATTCAGAAAGCTCAATTCATTTTCTAAATTTTTCAGTTTATTTTCCCGCAATTTAATATTACGATCCTGAAGCGCGATCGCCTGGTCTAACTGGTCAATATGAGCATCACGTTGGTTAATATCCGCTTGTAACTGTTGACGTTGGGCTTCCAGGGTAGCAAACCTTTCTTTGAGAGCTTGTAACCGTTCTTGACGTTGAAACAAAATTTTATCCTGTTCAGCAATCTTTTGTTGACGTTTACTTAACTCTTGATCTCGTAATTTAACCTGGGCTTGTAACTTATTCATCTCCAAGACCAGTTGTTGTTTTTGCCTAACAATTTGTTCTCGTTCCTGAAGGAGATTTTGAACATCCTTTTGCAGTTTTCTAGCATCAGCAGAGGTTTGCTTCAGCTTGGCTAAAGCACGATTATAATTAGCATTAATTTCTTTACTGAGTTTTTGGACTTCAACCTGTTTTGTCTTAGCTGCCTTGAGACGTTTTTCAATGCTGTCTTTTTCCACCGCCGCTTGCTGCAATTCTGACTGAGCCTGACGCAATTGTTTCAAAATATCATCAAGCTTAAAAATGCCTTCTCGTAAAGATTT contains:
- a CDS encoding DUF3084 domain-containing protein: MTSAYILVAAILVLGGIIAALGDNLGSKVGKAKLRLFNLRPRQTAVVLTVLTGILISASTLGILFSFSKSLREGIFKLDDILKQLRQAQSELQQAAVEKDSIEKRLKAAKTKQVEVQKLSKEINANYNRALAKLKQTSADARKLQKDVQNLLQEREQIVRQKQQLVLEMNKLQAQVKLRDQELSKRQQKIAEQDKILFQRQERLQALKERFATLEAQRQQLQADINQRDAHIDQLDQAIALQDRNIKLRENKLKNLENELSFLNREVQVLEQYYQNYQDLRERKIALLRGQVLAFGAVRIMNPNAINQAVDELLRQANKVALQATRPANQPAPSEPIVKITKAQVDQLSEQLKDGEDYVIRIISAGNYVQGENDIRVFADVAPNKLIFKEDENIATISMESSNFTEEDIQKRLDYLLSAAQFRARREGVLGSIQVEDGRIKTLIKFIEDISSTNQRPDEIRVVTTNDTFTVGPLKLRLIALKNGEIIFGT